The following proteins come from a genomic window of Malus domestica chromosome 02, GDT2T_hap1:
- the LOC103426858 gene encoding SPX domain-containing membrane protein At4g22990 isoform X1, protein MVAFGKKLRESQIQEWQGYYLDYKLMKKKLNQYTQQIEVGTQNHPHVLKDFSRLLDSEIEKIVMFMLEQQGVLASRLSSLGEQYESLIRQDADGERISQLQEAYRSVGRDLLRILSFVEMNAIGLRKILKKFDKRFGYKFTDYYVKTRANHPYSQLRQVCKHVGIGAVVGAISRNLADLQGFQQQYENYISIYDQPAFSHPDPVVNSLRAAVNRLSNSTSFLHYLGKHALLMEEDLPILSGDQADDSKYHFMSLILNLANTFLYMVNTYIIVPTADNYSMTLGAAATVCGVVIGSMAVAQIFSSVYFSAWSNRSYMRPLIFSSIILLVGNTLYALAYDLNSISVLLIGRLFCGLGSARAVNRRYISDCVPLKLRMQASAGFVSAGALGMACGPALACLFQRNFKIYKLTFNEDTLPGWVMALAWLIYLLWLSISFKEPSRAPEVPRESNSGKYVNISVENGSTQPFLTNSKAKEKLEDRDTDGEDAEEDAVQIQKPVNSIVSAYRLLSPSVKVQLYIYFMLKYAMEIVLAESSVITGYYFVWSTSSVAAFLACLGLTVLPVNVVIGSYISNMFEERQVLLVSEILVCIGILLSFHVLIPYSMAQYVGSALLTFVAAEVLEGVNLSLLSRVMSSRLSRGTYNGGLLSTEAGTLARVIADGTITISGALGESKLLNTTLVPALFICVTSIVATCFTYNSLY, encoded by the exons ATGGTCGCCTTCGGGAAGAAGCTGCGAGAATCGCAAATTCAAGAATGGCAAGG ATACTATTTGGACTACAAGttaatgaagaagaagctcaacCAGTATACTCAACAAATTGAAGTTGGAACACAAAATCATCCCCATGTTCTTAAAGACTTCTCAAGATTGCTCGATAGCGAG ATTGAAAAGATTGTCATGTTTATGCTGGAACAACAAGGAGTGCTTGCGAGCAGGTTATCTAGTCTTGGAGAACAATATGAGTCTCTCATACGACAAGATGCTGATGGAGAGAGAATTTCTCAACTGCAAGAAGCATACAGATCAGTTGGACGCGATCTTTTAAGAATCCTCTCTTTTGTTGAGATGAATGCTATCGGTCTGCGTAAGATATTGAAGAAGTTTGATAAGCGGTTTGGCTATAAATTTACAGATTACTATGTCAAAACTCGCGCAAATCATCCTTATTCTCAGTTACGACAAGTTTGCAAGCATGTG GGTATTGGAGCTGTTGTTGGAGCCATATCTCGCAACCTtgcggatcttcaaggatttCAACAGCAATATGAGAACTACATATCAATATATGATCAACCTGCTTTTTCTCACCCG GATCCTGTCGTTAATTCTCTTAGGGCAGCGGTGAACAGGTTGTCAAATTCAACAAGTTTCCTTCATTATTTGGGAAAACATGCACTTCTCATGGAGGAGGATTTACCAATTCTATCCGGGGATCAGGCTGATGACAGCAAATATCATTTCATGTCACTCATCTTAAACTTGGCAAACACATTTCTGTATATGGTTAATACATATATAATTGTCCCAACAGCTGACAATTACTCCATGACCCTCGGAGCTGCAGCGACTGTCTGTGGTGTTGTGATTGGATCGATGGCGGTTGCCCAGATCTTTTCTTCAGTTTATTTCAGTGCCTGGTCAAATAGATCATACATGAGACCACTCATATTTAGCAGCATCATTCTTCTGGTGGGAAATACTTTATATGCTCTAGCTTATGATCTTAACTCCATATCAGTACTTCTGATTGGTCGATTATTCTGTGG GTTAGGTTCTGCAAGAGCAGTTAATAGGCGTTACATCAGTGACTGCGTACCCCTGAAACTGCGAATGCAGGCTTCTGCTGGTTTTGTTAGTGCCGGTGCGCTTGGAATGGCATGTGGTCCTGCTCTTGCTTGTTTGTTCCAAAGAAATTTCAAGATTTATAAGTTGACATTCAATGAAGACACATTACCTGGTTGGGTGATGGCTCTTGCGTGGCTCATCTATCTGTTGTGGTTGtcaatctctttcaaagaaCCTTCTCGTGCTCCAGAAGTGCCACGAGAATCTAATTCTG GGAAATACGTAAATATTTCGGTGGAGAATGGTTCTACACAACCGTTCCTTACAAACTCCAAAGCTAAGGAAAAACTTGAAGATAGAGACACAGATGGTGAGGATGCCGAAGAAGATGCTGTGCAAATTCAGAAACCAGTCAATTCAATTGTGTCAGCATATAGACTACTATCCCCTTCAGTCAAG GTTCAACTATATATCTATTTCATGCTCAAATACGCAATGGAGATTGTGCTTGCTGAATCCAGTGTCATCACTGGATATTATTTTGTTTGGTCAACTAGTAGTGTGGCAGCCTTTCTTGCATGTCTTGGGTTAACAGTGCTTCCAGTGAACGTTGTTATTGGAAGTTACATCAGCAACATGTTTGAAGAAAG GCAAGTTTTACTGGTATCGGAGATTTTGGTATGCATAGGTATACTACTAAGCTTCCACGTATTGATCCCTTACTCCATGGCTCAATATGTCGGCTCAGCGCTTTTAACATTCGTGGCAGCTGAAGTCCTCGAAG GTGTGAACTTATCACTCCTATCTCGTGTAATGTCATCGAGGCTTTCTCGGGGGACTTACAATGGCGGACTGCTTTCAACCGAAGCAGGAACCCTAGCTCGGGTAATCGCAGATGGAACAATAACCATATCGGGGGCTTTAGGCGAAAGCAAGCTCTTGAACACCACCTTAGTTCCTGCACTCTTCATCTGTGTCACTTCCATTGTTGCCACCTGCTTCACCTACAACTCTCTCTACTAA
- the LOC103426859 gene encoding ATPase GET3A-like, which yields MAAESDLPEGTIQNVLEQESLKWVFVGGKGGVGKTTCSSILSILLSRVRSSVLIISTDPAHNLSDAFQQKFTKTPTLVNGFTNLYAMEVDPTVEHEDMGGNDGMDNLFSDLANAIPGIDEAMSFAEMLKLVQTMDYSVIVFDTAPTGHTLRLLQFPSTLEKGLAKVMSLKNKFGGLMTQMTSLFGVGDEFGEDAILGKLEGMKDVIEQVNRQFKDPDLTTFVCVCIPEFLPLYETERLVQELTKFEIDTHNIIINQVLYDEEGTESKLLKARMRMQQKYLDQFYMLYDDFNITKLPLLPEEVTGVDALKAFSCHFLTPYQPSTSKGTLEELEKRVVTLRQQLKDTETELERLRKGKQKV from the exons ATGGCGGCAGAGTCTGATTTACCAGAGGGGACTATACAGAACGTACTGGAACAAGAGAGCCTCAAGTGGGTCTTTGTTGGCGGCAAAGGTGGCGTGGGCAAAACGACATGTAGCTCGAtcctctcgatccttctctccaGAGTCAGATCCTCCGTTTTGATCATCTCCACCGACCCTGCTCACAATCTCAGCGATGCTTTTCAGCAGAAGTTCACCAAGACTCCCACTTTGGTTAATGGGTTCACCAATCTCTATGCCATG GAAGTGGATCCTACCGTTGAGCACGAAGACATGGGTGGAAACGATGGAATGGATAATCTGTTTTCTGATCTAGCAAATGCCATTCCTGGAATTGATGAGGCCATGAGCTTTGCAGAGATGCTGAA ACTGGTCCAAACAATGGATTATTCGGTTATAGTATTTGATACTGCACCAACTGGCCATACGCTTCGGCTGTTGCAGTTTCCATCAACCTTGGAGAAAGGTCTGGCAAAAGTGATGtctttgaaaaataaatttggCGGTCTAATGACTCAG atgacaagccTCTTTGGTGTTGGTGACGAATTTGGAGAGGATGCAATTCTGGGAAAGCTGGAGGGCATGAAAGATGTGATTGAACAAGTCAATAGACAATTTAAAGACCCA GACTTGACGACCTTTGTCTGCGTTTGCATTCCAGAATTCCTCCCTCTCTATGAAACAGAGAGACTAGTGCAGGAACTCACCAAATTTGAGATAGATACACACAATATCATCATTAACCAAGTACTTTATGATGAAGAAG gcACAGAATCTAAACTACTCAAAGCAAGAATGCGAATGCAACAAAAGTACCTTGATCAGTTCTACATGTTGTATGATGACTTTAACATCACCAAGCTGCCATTGCTGCCAGAAGAG GTTACAGGAGTTGATGCTCTAAAAgcgttttcgtgtcattttctGACACCATACCAACCTTCCACCAGCAAAGGCACATTGGAAGAGTTAGAGAAAAGGGTGGTCACTCTAAGGCAGCAGTTGAAAGACACCGAAACAGAACTAGAAAGACTGAGGAAAGGAAAACAAAAGGTCTAA
- the LOC103426861 gene encoding uncharacterized protein, with product MMSPRPVPEDRGRSSPHFRQTPFQIIHIIGNFLRIWSIYSLYRYLSETGASVVLFLFTCLIPASILFLIMQKPWKGRPLSNTQVVPSVINGGITALYFILWGKGLKSCGPLRAILAEYSGAVLGVLSGVLYGRRGHVWKKVGGLIAMVASFYFLSQGWAMETYSPFSFKDSLDDEVQMEQVLGIKEMALPIFAGILSALRRVIARRVSLKNQLKRRLNAITIASATCFLFPVAMWDMIIGSPSSTSDKVPFSTWAFFSTILFGVILIFYVDSIAEERLHMVFSSPRHLMVAGGCIIVLEIVYKMDFSLPGFLICCLILGFGIYEATSLERGRKDSFQTADSSNGMLGDEIQMSSLPT from the exons ATGATGTCTCCGAGGCCAGTTCCTGAAGATCGAGGAAGATCTTCTCCCCATTTCAG GCAAACACCCTTTCAAATAATCCATATTATTGGAAACTTCTTGAGAATATGGTCAATTTACTCCCTGTACCGCTACTTGTCTGAAACTGGAGCTTCGGTTGTACTTTTTCTGTTCACCTGCCTGATCCCAGCATCCATCCTATTTCTAATTATGCAAAAGCCTTGGAAGGGCAGGCCGCTCTCAAATACACAG GTGGTACCTTCTGTAATAAATGGAGGCATAACGGCCTTATACTTTATTTTGTGGGGAAAAGGCCTCAAATCATGTGGACCTCTAAG AGCTATATTAGCAGAGTATTCTGGTGCTGTCCTTGGAGTGCTGTCTGGAGTATTATATGGACGCAGGGGCCACGTTTGGAAAAAG GTAGGTGGGCTTATTGCAATGGTGGCGTCTTTCTACTTCTTATCTCAAGGGTGGGCCATGGAAACATATTCTCCATTCT CATTTAAAGATAGCCTTGATGACGAGGTTCAGATGGAGCAAGTGTTGGGTATAAAAGAGATGGCACTTCCAATCTTTGCTGGCATCTTATCAGCATTGAGGAGGGTGATTGCACGGCGTGTTTCACTCAAG AATCAACTTAAAAGGCGACTTAATGCAATAACTATTGCCTCTGCAACATGTTTCCTGTTCCCTGTGGCCATGTGGGACATGATCATA GGATCACCATCAAGTACCAGTGATAAGGTGCCATTCTCGACTTGGGCTTTTTTTAGCACCATTCTCTTTGGAGTAATCTTGATATTCTATGTTGATAGTATCGCGGAAGAGAG GTTGCACATGGTTTTCTCTTCTCCAAGACATTTAATGGTAGCTGGAGGATGCATAATCGTTTTGGAGATTGTGTACAAAATGGACTTTTCTCTTCCAGGCTTTCTAATTTGCTGCTTAATTTTGGGCTTTG GGATATATGAGGCAACTTCTTTGGAACGTGGTAGAAAAGATTCTTTTCAAACTGCAGATTCATCAAATGGGATGCTAGGGGACGAAATTCAGATGTCGTCACTTCCAACTTGA
- the LOC103426858 gene encoding SPX domain-containing membrane protein At4g22990 isoform X2 — protein MSKLAQIILILSYDKFASMWVLELLLEPYLATLRIFKDFNSNMRTTYQYMINLLFLTRFTLISIEDPVVNSLRAAVNRLSNSTSFLHYLGKHALLMEEDLPILSGDQADDSKYHFMSLILNLANTFLYMVNTYIIVPTADNYSMTLGAAATVCGVVIGSMAVAQIFSSVYFSAWSNRSYMRPLIFSSIILLVGNTLYALAYDLNSISVLLIGRLFCGLGSARAVNRRYISDCVPLKLRMQASAGFVSAGALGMACGPALACLFQRNFKIYKLTFNEDTLPGWVMALAWLIYLLWLSISFKEPSRAPEVPRESNSGKYVNISVENGSTQPFLTNSKAKEKLEDRDTDGEDAEEDAVQIQKPVNSIVSAYRLLSPSVKVQLYIYFMLKYAMEIVLAESSVITGYYFVWSTSSVAAFLACLGLTVLPVNVVIGSYISNMFEERQVLLVSEILVCIGILLSFHVLIPYSMAQYVGSALLTFVAAEVLEGVNLSLLSRVMSSRLSRGTYNGGLLSTEAGTLARVIADGTITISGALGESKLLNTTLVPALFICVTSIVATCFTYNSLY, from the exons ATGTCAAAACTCGCGCAAATCATCCTTATTCTCAGTTACGACAAGTTTGCAAGCATGTG GGTATTGGAGCTGTTGTTGGAGCCATATCTCGCAACCTtgcggatcttcaaggatttCAACAGCAATATGAGAACTACATATCAATATATGATCAACCTGCTTTTTCTCACCCGGTTTACTCTAATATCCATTGAA GATCCTGTCGTTAATTCTCTTAGGGCAGCGGTGAACAGGTTGTCAAATTCAACAAGTTTCCTTCATTATTTGGGAAAACATGCACTTCTCATGGAGGAGGATTTACCAATTCTATCCGGGGATCAGGCTGATGACAGCAAATATCATTTCATGTCACTCATCTTAAACTTGGCAAACACATTTCTGTATATGGTTAATACATATATAATTGTCCCAACAGCTGACAATTACTCCATGACCCTCGGAGCTGCAGCGACTGTCTGTGGTGTTGTGATTGGATCGATGGCGGTTGCCCAGATCTTTTCTTCAGTTTATTTCAGTGCCTGGTCAAATAGATCATACATGAGACCACTCATATTTAGCAGCATCATTCTTCTGGTGGGAAATACTTTATATGCTCTAGCTTATGATCTTAACTCCATATCAGTACTTCTGATTGGTCGATTATTCTGTGG GTTAGGTTCTGCAAGAGCAGTTAATAGGCGTTACATCAGTGACTGCGTACCCCTGAAACTGCGAATGCAGGCTTCTGCTGGTTTTGTTAGTGCCGGTGCGCTTGGAATGGCATGTGGTCCTGCTCTTGCTTGTTTGTTCCAAAGAAATTTCAAGATTTATAAGTTGACATTCAATGAAGACACATTACCTGGTTGGGTGATGGCTCTTGCGTGGCTCATCTATCTGTTGTGGTTGtcaatctctttcaaagaaCCTTCTCGTGCTCCAGAAGTGCCACGAGAATCTAATTCTG GGAAATACGTAAATATTTCGGTGGAGAATGGTTCTACACAACCGTTCCTTACAAACTCCAAAGCTAAGGAAAAACTTGAAGATAGAGACACAGATGGTGAGGATGCCGAAGAAGATGCTGTGCAAATTCAGAAACCAGTCAATTCAATTGTGTCAGCATATAGACTACTATCCCCTTCAGTCAAG GTTCAACTATATATCTATTTCATGCTCAAATACGCAATGGAGATTGTGCTTGCTGAATCCAGTGTCATCACTGGATATTATTTTGTTTGGTCAACTAGTAGTGTGGCAGCCTTTCTTGCATGTCTTGGGTTAACAGTGCTTCCAGTGAACGTTGTTATTGGAAGTTACATCAGCAACATGTTTGAAGAAAG GCAAGTTTTACTGGTATCGGAGATTTTGGTATGCATAGGTATACTACTAAGCTTCCACGTATTGATCCCTTACTCCATGGCTCAATATGTCGGCTCAGCGCTTTTAACATTCGTGGCAGCTGAAGTCCTCGAAG GTGTGAACTTATCACTCCTATCTCGTGTAATGTCATCGAGGCTTTCTCGGGGGACTTACAATGGCGGACTGCTTTCAACCGAAGCAGGAACCCTAGCTCGGGTAATCGCAGATGGAACAATAACCATATCGGGGGCTTTAGGCGAAAGCAAGCTCTTGAACACCACCTTAGTTCCTGCACTCTTCATCTGTGTCACTTCCATTGTTGCCACCTGCTTCACCTACAACTCTCTCTACTAA